From the Kiritimatiellales bacterium genome, one window contains:
- the nrdR gene encoding transcriptional regulator NrdR — protein MKCPKCEHREDKVIDSREVREGASIRRRRLCLNCGLRFTTYEEIMRAAMQVIKRDGRREEFSREKLINSLVIACQKRPISIQQIDQIAGSIITQIEAEYEREVPSTAIGTKVMALLEKLDEVAYVRFASVYRRFKDVSQFMNEAERLIGRE, from the coding sequence ATGAAATGTCCTAAATGCGAACATCGCGAAGATAAGGTCATCGACAGTCGTGAAGTGCGCGAAGGCGCGTCCATCCGCCGCCGCCGGCTCTGTTTAAACTGCGGGCTGCGCTTTACCACCTATGAAGAAATTATGCGTGCCGCGATGCAGGTTATTAAACGCGATGGACGCCGCGAAGAATTTTCGCGGGAAAAACTGATCAACAGCCTGGTCATTGCCTGTCAGAAACGACCGATCAGCATTCAGCAGATTGATCAAATCGCCGGCAGCATTATCACACAGATCGAAGCAGAGTATGAGCGCGAAGTCCCTTCCACCGCCATCGGCACAAAGGTCATGGCCCTGCTTGAAAAACTTGATGAAGTAGCATACGTCCGGTTTGCATCGGTGTACCGCCGGTTTAAAGACGTCAGCCAGTTTATGAATGAGGCGGAAAGATTAATCGGTCGCGAATGA